The Candidatus Zixiibacteriota bacterium genome contains the following window.
GCTTCGGCAGCGTCACCCACAGGAACAGACCGCCATCGGGCCTGGTCCACGAGACACCCTCAGGGAACGATGTCTCCATTGCCTTGATCATTGTGTCGCGCTTGGCCAGGTAGTCCTTGCGCAGGCGCTCAATTTGCGGTTCCAGCAGGCCCTGGCGCATATATTCGTATATAATGTACTGGCTGAACGTGCTGGTGTGAAGGTCGGTGCACTGCTTGACCTTCTCGAACTGCCTGATGATGCTCACCGGGCCATTCATCCAGCCGATTCGCAATCCGGGCGTGAGGGTCTTGGAGAAGGTCTTCAGCACGATAACCTCGTCGCCGCCCATAGATTTCAGAGTGCGCACCGGCTGTCCGGCAAAACGAATTTCGCTGTACGGGTTATCGTCGATTACAGGGATGCCGTAGCGAGCCGCAATCATGAGCAGCGCCTTGCGACGCTCCAGCGACATGGTGATTCCGGTCGGGTTCTGGAAGTTCGACACCGAGTATATCATCTTCGGCTTGTACTGCCTGATCTTGTCCTCAACCTCGTCGACCAGCATTCCGTCATCGTCCATCTCGACCGTAGCGTACCGCGCCTGGTAATACTGAAACGCCTGCAGCGCGCCCACATAAGTCGGATTCTCGGTCAGAACATAGTCGCCCGGATCGATAAACACGCGCGCCAGCAGCTCGATACCCTGCTGCGACCCGGACGTTATAAGCACGTTTTCCGGCGCCGTGGGGGTACCAATTCGGGTGGCATTGGCGGCGATCATCTCGCGGAGCGGGACTATACCCATCGTGAGCGAATACTGCATACAGCCGGAGCCGTATTTCTCGATCACCTCCCCGGCGATTCGTGCCAGGTCGTCCAGCGGAAACATCTCCGGGGCGGGCAGACCCCCGGCAAAAGAGATGACCCCCGGCTGCGAGGTTATTTTCAGAATCTCCCTGATAATGGAGGCCTCGAGTGACTTCACATGGGGGGCGACAGGCCATTTGTCGGGGTGGACTTGCTGTTTGAGGTCAGCCAACACAGTAGTTTCCTTTCCAGTGGCTCGGCCGGGTCATCGCATACCGGCGGGTCAAAGTATTCGACGGACAACTGGTCATCAGCGTCAATATGCACAAAACCGATCAAAAAGCAACTAAGACAAATCGTTTTGATCGGAGCGCGATCCGACCTATAATGCGCACACAGGAGAAAATCGATCTTGATAGCGCTTAACCGCCTGTCCACCGGGGGGCAACCATCGATGACCCACAACTTCACCCACACAATACTGGGGAAAACCGGGCTGCGAGTACTCCGCCTGGGACTGTCTGCCACCTATCGGCCCGGCCGAGAGGTTGTCAGAAAGGCGCTCGATTTGGGCGTCAACTACCTCTTTTGCTACGGGTTCGACACCCAGATCACCAGGACCGTGCGTGAGATGGCGCCGTCGGAGCGGCAACGAGTTGTCGTAGCCACCGGTGCTTACAACCTCCTGGTCGGTCATCCCAATTTGCGGCGCACGCTGGAAAAGAGGCTCCGCCAGCTCGGCACCGATTACATAGATGTCTTTCTTTTTCTTGGCGTCACCAAAGGTAAGCATCTGACCGACCACGTGCGCGAAGAGCTCGTGCGCATCAAGAACGAGGGAAAAGTCCGGTTCGTAGGTTTGTCCTGCCACGATCGGAAGTTCGTCGGTGAGTTGGCCGCCGGCGGCTGGCCGGACGTCATCATGATTCGCTACAACGCCGCTCACCGTGGCGCCGAGCAG
Protein-coding sequences here:
- a CDS encoding PLP-dependent aminotransferase family protein, with product MADLKQQVHPDKWPVAPHVKSLEASIIREILKITSQPGVISFAGGLPAPEMFPLDDLARIAGEVIEKYGSGCMQYSLTMGIVPLREMIAANATRIGTPTAPENVLITSGSQQGIELLARVFIDPGDYVLTENPTYVGALQAFQYYQARYATVEMDDDGMLVDEVEDKIRQYKPKMIYSVSNFQNPTGITMSLERRKALLMIAARYGIPVIDDNPYSEIRFAGQPVRTLKSMGGDEVIVLKTFSKTLTPGLRIGWMNGPVSIIRQFEKVKQCTDLHTSTFSQYIIYEYMRQGLLEPQIERLRKDYLAKRDTMIKAMETSFPEGVSWTRPDGGLFLWVTLPKHMSAKALLFKAIERKVAYVYGEPFFPNGGGANTLRLNFSNASHEGITEGIRRLGDLFKENM
- a CDS encoding aldo/keto reductase, with product MIALNRLSTGGQPSMTHNFTHTILGKTGLRVLRLGLSATYRPGREVVRKALDLGVNYLFCYGFDTQITRTVREMAPSERQRVVVATGAYNLLVGHPNLRRTLEKRLRQLGTDYIDVFLFLGVTKGKHLTDHVREELVRIKNEGKVRFVGLSCHDRKFVGELAAGGWPDVIMIRYNAAHRGAEQDIFPHLAAHNSGVVGYTATRWTYLLRRPKGWPKNGRIPTAGECYRFVLSNPNVHLCLTAPSNLKQFEANIAALQGGPSPLTIMRSCVK